From one Thamnophis elegans isolate rThaEle1 chromosome 9, rThaEle1.pri, whole genome shotgun sequence genomic stretch:
- the LCORL gene encoding ligand-dependent nuclear receptor corepressor-like protein isoform X1, whose amino-acid sequence MAAAAPAPGSSQCRSPRCTAERRGVRRELDSWRHRLMHCVGFESILEGLYGSRLRRDLSLFEDCEPEEVTDWSMDEKCSFCNLHKEIVSDPTVVLGSLQSTATEELSSQGQSNTDKIECQAETYLNALFRKEDLPQNCDPNIPLVAQELMKKMIRQFAIEYISKNSKLQENRNGSSYEMSLICKDFQMNQTENPLQEEQDSPLDLTVNRTQEQDTQQGDGVLDLSTKKTNLEQSQYDGSCSENSLSGSSTAAGAKLEETTKLERGNSTLNKVLTSLCSYHWHQTLAMLKFFIQESCYSGCSSQLPYPKYSEREEDEIHIPGFSCDDNMLMKRCRSQNIRPNKDCLTCHSMAPGFVNTIMNKENSLLCHPHGHCPKQLQLCKIHSIQADLYTYLFPRGEKINRGSQGRSPSPPPLSPVEADGYNSPKELAEDNTPEKPYNQPPSLFPTEHKEKNQTYQTYLAEVPDNLQEGIATVNQENSLTISDKLEKLENADVFQNLMDRINEKLKSIETTDTEILAKLPKSDGRTETDSKLRNFITSLLHDAKTNDYNFTELLNQHDKQMENKIIQTRFRKRQETLFAMHSSPNSCLFRRKSLQIKRELASLDETFLRKKANSQRKVKKYTKNDKYNTLKQLDVQGYENKDGTFSSKSKLLPLGQEETIVLPLISSETNYDFVTFAANSSTTSQTVLAKTQCGLELDVDPAGVKGDYDRGLERTRHNIFSPKWCSLYVANNFLLRKNIKSKPAASIEGDKILKDFQAKSCSNENINKIMQKTSLHVVVKHLEDTINMAQKATQPMCNGYKILGKVKDAQNSDVNSKSKIGLLTSMSETGSKGQYVLSQSHLPARNSNRSDCMPKKENVSCEEGYERLLKPSILDSNMLTLNKEESQGNSHLEDNSSTLNYTSPIKLMFLSKINSSEGIKYTLTSVNDSSKLNIDLYSLQEKTNKLLGKQLEAKDSDEKVSIDKCSYNENTDTNKMRTGFPTTVATVTNPKPKEEPVEQGNIGSSLKRKPGRPKKIGPQVVKQIKRPIGRPPKPKVDVSNNGSHRKDSIGVAKNANSNMECLEEENIYKNITVTVVFGRSRRIKRCVSEGSLNIVKTAPEPHSYCSVVCDLDQITLSSDARNNLPESKIMQYSTKEKTSTCGYEDVRPLESSLVLPSHCSNIRPNQKPLNIIRKPGRPAKVKISGISVTVNQISSQERKVCINSCLPPLEQEACEPSKKDPKQCNKSDDFKSLCNDEAGNFSPKIIIASRRSETHLRHSLRRPSLPFVHSSASSSSFSCKRAFLQKPCKLRLKNSKDRKVKHSKMPPKNTSINTRADNAKNSSENSKSRSIGDITLDPLISSNSLRWWDPSISNDSLLKELNSRYDQITKTWLHVRMENGEEYEKWPYNGTCHVEQDSSIEVSNPLDSCILELENSPIRMLFQKKCSIDDLCAWFMQTTETQSLSLVRKENARNPFEVINTSQFKMGTRQNDCNTSPLRKHFKKFALSTPSKSTGKLQLLHKIVRSQVLSREHSFTLTKLRTKFENLQHDRWRQVKKLYNHGTSDWKSKKKNLRFFSQSQCLNDATGKLNKLCTSLENDPVETQPTTLLESYRITSATGNEIGDAFIQQDTQLSDLSTKCDSLSNCRPSSKSKYSNQQSIGQAHAPNECNESARRGQTFKDCRIFLKKINPVDKQHVFNKNFAISTSESMEHCSSHIYCPEKNGCPLRSPCVQQSMAENDERNGGASNRSRHSSLLNEVKKSSKRVAFEDGPIETPKKMRKRKKTQCKFTELNRRKRNKKRLCSTGQISNCYPKYHLGPLKPVGLSLLGGLASRAVEFSMIPFQLPLHGSSQVNPMNC is encoded by the exons ACTGTGAACCAGAAGAAGTGACTGACTGGTCTATGGATGAAAAATGTTCCTTTTGTAATTTACATAAAGAAATAGTCAGC gATCCTACAGTGGTTCTTGGTTCTTTGCAGTCAACAGCTACAGAGGAGTTGTCATCTCAGGGCCAGTCCAACACTGATAAAATTGAGTGCCAAGCAGAGACTTACCTAAATGCACTCTTTCGTAAGGAAG ATCTTCCTCAGAACTGTGATCCTAACATTCCCCTAGTTGCTCAGGAATTAATGAAAAAGATGATTCGTCAATTTGCAAttgaatatatttcaaaaaatagTAAACTGCAAGAAAATCGAAATGGTTCGTCATATGAAATGAGTCTGATATGTAAAGATTTCCAAATGAACCAAACCGAAAATCCACTTCAGGAAGAACAAGATAGCCCTCTAGACCTCACTGTGAATCGAACACAAGAACAGGATACTCAGCAAG GAGATGGAGTGCTAGATCTCTCTACGAAGAAAACAAACTTGGAACAGTCACAGTATGATGGGTCATGTTCTGAAAATTCATTGTCTGG TTCAAGTACAGCTGCTGGTGCAAAACTAGAGGAAACAACTAAATTGGAAAGAGGAAATTCTACTCTAAACAAGGTGTTGACTTCCTTATGTTCATATCATTGGCATCAGACTTTAGCCATGTTGAAATTTTTCATCCAAGAATCATGTTATTCAGGTTGCAGTAGTCAACTGCCTTACCCTAAATATTCTGAGAGAGAGGAAGATGAGATTCATATTCCAGGCTTCAGTTGTGATGACAACATGCTGATGAAAAGGTGCCGTTCACAAAATATAAGGCCAAATAAGGATTGTTTGACATGCCATTCAATGGCCCCAGGCTTTGTTAACACAATAATGAACAAAGAAAATTCTTTGCTTTGCCATCCTCATGGGCACTGTCCCAAACAGCTACAACTATGTAAGATCCATTCTATCCAGGCAGATTTGTATACATACCTCTttccaaggggggaaaaaattaataGGGGTAGCCAAGGCCGCAGCCCTTCACCACCGCCATTGTCTCCTGTGGAAGCTGATGGGTACAATTCTCCAAAGGAATTGGCTGAAGATAACACACCTGAAAAACCCTATAACCAGCCTCCTTCACTATTTCCCACTGAACACAAGGAGAAAAATCAAACATATCAAACATATCTTGCAGAAGTGCCCGATAACCTGCAGGAAGGCATTGCAACTGTGAATCAAGAAAATAGCCTTACAATTTCTGATAAGCTTGAAAAGCTTGAAAATGCTGATGTATTTCAGAATTTAATGGATCGAATCAATGAGAAGTTGAAATCAATAGAAACTACTGATACAGAAATATTGGCAAAATTACCTAAGAGCGATGGAAGAACAGAAACCGATTCTAAATTACGGAACTTCATTACATCTCTCTTACATGATGCTAAGACCAATGATTACAATTTTACAGAATTACTGAATCAACATGATAagcaaatggaaaataaaattatcCAAACAAGATTTCGCAAACGACAAGAAACTTTGTTTGCAATGCATAGTTCTCCCAATTCATGTCTATTTAGACGAAAGTCTTTGCAAATCAAAAGAGAGTTGGCTAGCCTTGATGAAACTTTCTTAAGAAAGAAGGCAAATTCACagagaaaagttaaaaaatatacaaaaaatgaCAAATACAATACATTAAAACAGCTTGATGTACAAGGCTATGAAAATAAAGATGGGACATTTTCTTCTAAGTCGAAGCTTTTGCCACTAGGTCAAGAAGAAACTATAGTACTACCTCTCATCAGCTCAGAAACCAATTATGATTTTGTAACATTTGCAGCAAACAGTTCTACAACCTCTCAAACGGTTTTGGCTAAAACACAATGTGGACTTGAACTAGATGTGGATCCAGCTGGTGTGAAAGGAGATTATGATAGAGGCCTGGAGAGAACCAGACATAATATTTTCTCTCCTAAATGGTGCTCGTTGTATGTAgcaaataattttttattaagGAAAAACATAAAATCAAAACCTGCTGCTAGCATAGAAGGGGATAAAATTCTCAAAGATTTTCAAGCTAAGTCATGTagcaatgaaaatataaataagatTATGCAGAAAACCAGTCTACATGTTGTTGTAAAGCATTTGGAAGATACAATAAATATGGCTCAAAAGGCCACACAGCCCATGTGTAATGGTTATAAAATATTGGGCAAAGTGAAAGACGCTCAAAATTCTGATGTGAACAGTAAATCTAAAATTGGCCTTCTTACTAGCATGAGTGAAACTGGAAGTAAGGGGCAATATGTGTTATCACAAAGTCATTTACCAGCTAGAAATAGCAACAGAAGTGATTGTatgccaaaaaaagaaaatgtatcttGTGAAGAAGGATATGAAAGACTTTTGAAACCCTCAATATTAGATTCAAATATGTTGACCTTAAATAAGGAAGAATCCCAAGGAAATTCTCATTTGGAGGATAATTCATCAACATTGAATTACACTAGCCCTATAAAACTTATGTTCCTTTCCAAGATTAATAGCAGTGAAGGAATCAAGTACACACTAACCTCTGTGAATGATTCATCCAAATTAAACATTGATCTTTATTCTCTTCAGGAGAAAACAAATAAGCTGTTGGGAAAACAGTTGGAGGCCAAGGATTCTGATGAAAAAGTATCTATTGATAAATGCAGCTATAACGAAAATACAGATACAAATAAAATGAGAACTGGTTTTCCTACAACAGTTGCCACTGTAACCAATCCTAAGCCTAAGGAAGAACCTGTGGAACAAGGCAACATTGGATCCTCCCTGAAAAGAAAACCTGGGAGACCCAAAAAAATTGGTCCTCAGGTTGTAAAACAAATTAAGCGTCCGATTGGACGACCTCCCAAACCAAAAGTTGATGTGAGTAATAATGGTAGTCATAGGAAGGACTCCATTGGTGTTGCAAAAAATGCCaattctaacatggaatgtctAGAGGAAGAGAACATTTACAAAAATATTACAGTGACTGTTGTTTTTGGAAGATCTCGAAGGATTAAGAGGTGTGTTTCTGAAGGTAGCCTAAATATAGTTAAAACTGCACCAGAACCTCACAGCTACTGCAGTGTTGTATGTGACCTTGATCAAATAACACTGAGCTCAGATGCCAGGAACAACTTGCCAGAATCTAAAATTATGCAATATTCTACAAAAGAAAAAACCTCTACATGTGGCTATGAGGATGTTAGACCACTAGAAAGCAGCCTTGTGCTACCATCCCATTGCAGCAATATCAGACCAAACCAAAAGCCTTTAAATATAATTAGAAAACCTGGCAGACCAGCAAAAGTAAAAATATCTGGCATATCAGTGACTGTTAATCAGATTTCATCTCAGGAAAGGAAAGTGTGTATCAACAGCTGTCTGCCTCCCTTAGAACAAGAAGCTTGTGAGCCATCTAAGAAGGATCCTAAGCAATGCAATAAAAGCGATGATTTTAAAAGCCTTTGCAATGATGAAGCAGGGAATTTTTCACCCAAGATTATCATTGCTTCAAGAAGGTCTGAAACTCATTTGAGACACTCCCTTAGAAGACCATCATTGCCTTTTGTACATTCATCAGCATCTTCTAGCTCATTTTCTTGTAAACGTGCCTTTTTGCAGAAACCGTGTAAACTCCGTTTGAAAAATAGTAAAGATCGCAAAGTAAAGCATTCAAAAATGCCACCCAAAAATACCTCAATAAATACAAGGGCAGACAATGCAAAAAATAGTTCTGAGAATAGTAAATCCAGATCCATTGGTGATATTACTTTGGATCCTTTAATTTCATCCAATTCCCTTAGATGGTGGGATCCTTCCATTTCTAATGATTCTTTGTTAAAAGAACTAAACAGTAGATATGACCAGATAACTAAGACTTGGTTGCATGtaagaatggagaatggagaagaaTATGAGAAATGGCCATATAATGGAACATGTCATGTTGAACAAGATAGTAGCATTGAAGTATCAAATCCTTTGGACTCCTGCATTTTGGAACTGGAAAATTCACCTATAAGAATGCTTTTCCAGAAAAAATGCAGCATAGATGACTTATGTGCATGGTTTATGCAAACAACAGAAACACAATCACTATCACTAGTCAGAAAAGAAAATGCTCGTAATCCTTTTGAAGTAATCAATACAAGCCAATTCAAAATGGGAACAAGACAAAATGATTGTAATACTAGCCCTTTGagaaagcactttaaaaaattTGCACTGTCCACACCTTCAAAATCAACAGGAAAGTTGCAGCTTCTACATAAAATTGTCAGATCTCAAGTCTTAAGCAGGGAGCATAGCTTTACCTTAACTAAATTGAGAACTAAATTTGAGAACTTGCAACATGATCGATGGCGACAAGTGAAAAAACTGTATAATCATGGAACATCTGACTggaaatcaaaaaagaaaaacttgcgATTCTTCTCCCAAAGTCAGTGTTTGAATGATGCAACTGGGAAACTTAACAAACTATGTACAAGCCTTGAGAATGACCCAGTAGAAACTCAGCCAACAACTTTGTTGGAATCTTACAGAATCACTTCAGCAACTGGAAATGAAATCGGAGATGCATTTATTCAACAAGATACACAATTGTCTGACCTCAGCACAAAGTGTGACTCACTCTCAAACTGTAGGCCAAGTAGTAAATCCAAGTACAGCAATCAGCAAAGTATTGGACAAGCACATGCCCCTAATGAATGTAATGAAAGTGCACGGAGAGGGCAGACTTTTAAGGATTGTCgaatatttttgaagaaaattaATCCAGTGGATAAACAGCATGTGTTTAATAAGAACTTTGCCATCTCTACTTCAGAATCTATGGAACATTGCAGCAGCCACATCTATTGCCCAGAAAAAAATGGTTGCCCTTTGAGGTCCCCCTGTGTTCAGCAGAGTATGGCTGAAAATGATGAAAGGAATGGAGGGGCTTCTAACAGAAGCAGGCATTCCAGCTTGCTCAATGAAGTCAAGAAGTCAAGCAAACGTGTCGCTTTTGAGGATGGCCCAATCGAGACCCCTAAAAAAATGAGGAAGCGGAAGAAGACGCAATGCAAGTTCACTGAgctgaacagaagaaaaaggaataagAAGCGGTTATGTAGTACTGGCCAAATATCAAACTGTTACCCAAAATACCACCTGG
- the LCORL gene encoding ligand-dependent nuclear receptor corepressor-like protein isoform X2 — MDEKCSFCNLHKEIVSDPTVVLGSLQSTATEELSSQGQSNTDKIECQAETYLNALFRKEDLPQNCDPNIPLVAQELMKKMIRQFAIEYISKNSKLQENRNGSSYEMSLICKDFQMNQTENPLQEEQDSPLDLTVNRTQEQDTQQGDGVLDLSTKKTNLEQSQYDGSCSENSLSGSSTAAGAKLEETTKLERGNSTLNKVLTSLCSYHWHQTLAMLKFFIQESCYSGCSSQLPYPKYSEREEDEIHIPGFSCDDNMLMKRCRSQNIRPNKDCLTCHSMAPGFVNTIMNKENSLLCHPHGHCPKQLQLCKIHSIQADLYTYLFPRGEKINRGSQGRSPSPPPLSPVEADGYNSPKELAEDNTPEKPYNQPPSLFPTEHKEKNQTYQTYLAEVPDNLQEGIATVNQENSLTISDKLEKLENADVFQNLMDRINEKLKSIETTDTEILAKLPKSDGRTETDSKLRNFITSLLHDAKTNDYNFTELLNQHDKQMENKIIQTRFRKRQETLFAMHSSPNSCLFRRKSLQIKRELASLDETFLRKKANSQRKVKKYTKNDKYNTLKQLDVQGYENKDGTFSSKSKLLPLGQEETIVLPLISSETNYDFVTFAANSSTTSQTVLAKTQCGLELDVDPAGVKGDYDRGLERTRHNIFSPKWCSLYVANNFLLRKNIKSKPAASIEGDKILKDFQAKSCSNENINKIMQKTSLHVVVKHLEDTINMAQKATQPMCNGYKILGKVKDAQNSDVNSKSKIGLLTSMSETGSKGQYVLSQSHLPARNSNRSDCMPKKENVSCEEGYERLLKPSILDSNMLTLNKEESQGNSHLEDNSSTLNYTSPIKLMFLSKINSSEGIKYTLTSVNDSSKLNIDLYSLQEKTNKLLGKQLEAKDSDEKVSIDKCSYNENTDTNKMRTGFPTTVATVTNPKPKEEPVEQGNIGSSLKRKPGRPKKIGPQVVKQIKRPIGRPPKPKVDVSNNGSHRKDSIGVAKNANSNMECLEEENIYKNITVTVVFGRSRRIKRCVSEGSLNIVKTAPEPHSYCSVVCDLDQITLSSDARNNLPESKIMQYSTKEKTSTCGYEDVRPLESSLVLPSHCSNIRPNQKPLNIIRKPGRPAKVKISGISVTVNQISSQERKVCINSCLPPLEQEACEPSKKDPKQCNKSDDFKSLCNDEAGNFSPKIIIASRRSETHLRHSLRRPSLPFVHSSASSSSFSCKRAFLQKPCKLRLKNSKDRKVKHSKMPPKNTSINTRADNAKNSSENSKSRSIGDITLDPLISSNSLRWWDPSISNDSLLKELNSRYDQITKTWLHVRMENGEEYEKWPYNGTCHVEQDSSIEVSNPLDSCILELENSPIRMLFQKKCSIDDLCAWFMQTTETQSLSLVRKENARNPFEVINTSQFKMGTRQNDCNTSPLRKHFKKFALSTPSKSTGKLQLLHKIVRSQVLSREHSFTLTKLRTKFENLQHDRWRQVKKLYNHGTSDWKSKKKNLRFFSQSQCLNDATGKLNKLCTSLENDPVETQPTTLLESYRITSATGNEIGDAFIQQDTQLSDLSTKCDSLSNCRPSSKSKYSNQQSIGQAHAPNECNESARRGQTFKDCRIFLKKINPVDKQHVFNKNFAISTSESMEHCSSHIYCPEKNGCPLRSPCVQQSMAENDERNGGASNRSRHSSLLNEVKKSSKRVAFEDGPIETPKKMRKRKKTQCKFTELNRRKRNKKRLCSTGQISNCYPKYHLGPLKPVGLSLLGGLASRAVEFSMIPFQLPLHGSSQVNPMNC, encoded by the exons ATGGATGAAAAATGTTCCTTTTGTAATTTACATAAAGAAATAGTCAGC gATCCTACAGTGGTTCTTGGTTCTTTGCAGTCAACAGCTACAGAGGAGTTGTCATCTCAGGGCCAGTCCAACACTGATAAAATTGAGTGCCAAGCAGAGACTTACCTAAATGCACTCTTTCGTAAGGAAG ATCTTCCTCAGAACTGTGATCCTAACATTCCCCTAGTTGCTCAGGAATTAATGAAAAAGATGATTCGTCAATTTGCAAttgaatatatttcaaaaaatagTAAACTGCAAGAAAATCGAAATGGTTCGTCATATGAAATGAGTCTGATATGTAAAGATTTCCAAATGAACCAAACCGAAAATCCACTTCAGGAAGAACAAGATAGCCCTCTAGACCTCACTGTGAATCGAACACAAGAACAGGATACTCAGCAAG GAGATGGAGTGCTAGATCTCTCTACGAAGAAAACAAACTTGGAACAGTCACAGTATGATGGGTCATGTTCTGAAAATTCATTGTCTGG TTCAAGTACAGCTGCTGGTGCAAAACTAGAGGAAACAACTAAATTGGAAAGAGGAAATTCTACTCTAAACAAGGTGTTGACTTCCTTATGTTCATATCATTGGCATCAGACTTTAGCCATGTTGAAATTTTTCATCCAAGAATCATGTTATTCAGGTTGCAGTAGTCAACTGCCTTACCCTAAATATTCTGAGAGAGAGGAAGATGAGATTCATATTCCAGGCTTCAGTTGTGATGACAACATGCTGATGAAAAGGTGCCGTTCACAAAATATAAGGCCAAATAAGGATTGTTTGACATGCCATTCAATGGCCCCAGGCTTTGTTAACACAATAATGAACAAAGAAAATTCTTTGCTTTGCCATCCTCATGGGCACTGTCCCAAACAGCTACAACTATGTAAGATCCATTCTATCCAGGCAGATTTGTATACATACCTCTttccaaggggggaaaaaattaataGGGGTAGCCAAGGCCGCAGCCCTTCACCACCGCCATTGTCTCCTGTGGAAGCTGATGGGTACAATTCTCCAAAGGAATTGGCTGAAGATAACACACCTGAAAAACCCTATAACCAGCCTCCTTCACTATTTCCCACTGAACACAAGGAGAAAAATCAAACATATCAAACATATCTTGCAGAAGTGCCCGATAACCTGCAGGAAGGCATTGCAACTGTGAATCAAGAAAATAGCCTTACAATTTCTGATAAGCTTGAAAAGCTTGAAAATGCTGATGTATTTCAGAATTTAATGGATCGAATCAATGAGAAGTTGAAATCAATAGAAACTACTGATACAGAAATATTGGCAAAATTACCTAAGAGCGATGGAAGAACAGAAACCGATTCTAAATTACGGAACTTCATTACATCTCTCTTACATGATGCTAAGACCAATGATTACAATTTTACAGAATTACTGAATCAACATGATAagcaaatggaaaataaaattatcCAAACAAGATTTCGCAAACGACAAGAAACTTTGTTTGCAATGCATAGTTCTCCCAATTCATGTCTATTTAGACGAAAGTCTTTGCAAATCAAAAGAGAGTTGGCTAGCCTTGATGAAACTTTCTTAAGAAAGAAGGCAAATTCACagagaaaagttaaaaaatatacaaaaaatgaCAAATACAATACATTAAAACAGCTTGATGTACAAGGCTATGAAAATAAAGATGGGACATTTTCTTCTAAGTCGAAGCTTTTGCCACTAGGTCAAGAAGAAACTATAGTACTACCTCTCATCAGCTCAGAAACCAATTATGATTTTGTAACATTTGCAGCAAACAGTTCTACAACCTCTCAAACGGTTTTGGCTAAAACACAATGTGGACTTGAACTAGATGTGGATCCAGCTGGTGTGAAAGGAGATTATGATAGAGGCCTGGAGAGAACCAGACATAATATTTTCTCTCCTAAATGGTGCTCGTTGTATGTAgcaaataattttttattaagGAAAAACATAAAATCAAAACCTGCTGCTAGCATAGAAGGGGATAAAATTCTCAAAGATTTTCAAGCTAAGTCATGTagcaatgaaaatataaataagatTATGCAGAAAACCAGTCTACATGTTGTTGTAAAGCATTTGGAAGATACAATAAATATGGCTCAAAAGGCCACACAGCCCATGTGTAATGGTTATAAAATATTGGGCAAAGTGAAAGACGCTCAAAATTCTGATGTGAACAGTAAATCTAAAATTGGCCTTCTTACTAGCATGAGTGAAACTGGAAGTAAGGGGCAATATGTGTTATCACAAAGTCATTTACCAGCTAGAAATAGCAACAGAAGTGATTGTatgccaaaaaaagaaaatgtatcttGTGAAGAAGGATATGAAAGACTTTTGAAACCCTCAATATTAGATTCAAATATGTTGACCTTAAATAAGGAAGAATCCCAAGGAAATTCTCATTTGGAGGATAATTCATCAACATTGAATTACACTAGCCCTATAAAACTTATGTTCCTTTCCAAGATTAATAGCAGTGAAGGAATCAAGTACACACTAACCTCTGTGAATGATTCATCCAAATTAAACATTGATCTTTATTCTCTTCAGGAGAAAACAAATAAGCTGTTGGGAAAACAGTTGGAGGCCAAGGATTCTGATGAAAAAGTATCTATTGATAAATGCAGCTATAACGAAAATACAGATACAAATAAAATGAGAACTGGTTTTCCTACAACAGTTGCCACTGTAACCAATCCTAAGCCTAAGGAAGAACCTGTGGAACAAGGCAACATTGGATCCTCCCTGAAAAGAAAACCTGGGAGACCCAAAAAAATTGGTCCTCAGGTTGTAAAACAAATTAAGCGTCCGATTGGACGACCTCCCAAACCAAAAGTTGATGTGAGTAATAATGGTAGTCATAGGAAGGACTCCATTGGTGTTGCAAAAAATGCCaattctaacatggaatgtctAGAGGAAGAGAACATTTACAAAAATATTACAGTGACTGTTGTTTTTGGAAGATCTCGAAGGATTAAGAGGTGTGTTTCTGAAGGTAGCCTAAATATAGTTAAAACTGCACCAGAACCTCACAGCTACTGCAGTGTTGTATGTGACCTTGATCAAATAACACTGAGCTCAGATGCCAGGAACAACTTGCCAGAATCTAAAATTATGCAATATTCTACAAAAGAAAAAACCTCTACATGTGGCTATGAGGATGTTAGACCACTAGAAAGCAGCCTTGTGCTACCATCCCATTGCAGCAATATCAGACCAAACCAAAAGCCTTTAAATATAATTAGAAAACCTGGCAGACCAGCAAAAGTAAAAATATCTGGCATATCAGTGACTGTTAATCAGATTTCATCTCAGGAAAGGAAAGTGTGTATCAACAGCTGTCTGCCTCCCTTAGAACAAGAAGCTTGTGAGCCATCTAAGAAGGATCCTAAGCAATGCAATAAAAGCGATGATTTTAAAAGCCTTTGCAATGATGAAGCAGGGAATTTTTCACCCAAGATTATCATTGCTTCAAGAAGGTCTGAAACTCATTTGAGACACTCCCTTAGAAGACCATCATTGCCTTTTGTACATTCATCAGCATCTTCTAGCTCATTTTCTTGTAAACGTGCCTTTTTGCAGAAACCGTGTAAACTCCGTTTGAAAAATAGTAAAGATCGCAAAGTAAAGCATTCAAAAATGCCACCCAAAAATACCTCAATAAATACAAGGGCAGACAATGCAAAAAATAGTTCTGAGAATAGTAAATCCAGATCCATTGGTGATATTACTTTGGATCCTTTAATTTCATCCAATTCCCTTAGATGGTGGGATCCTTCCATTTCTAATGATTCTTTGTTAAAAGAACTAAACAGTAGATATGACCAGATAACTAAGACTTGGTTGCATGtaagaatggagaatggagaagaaTATGAGAAATGGCCATATAATGGAACATGTCATGTTGAACAAGATAGTAGCATTGAAGTATCAAATCCTTTGGACTCCTGCATTTTGGAACTGGAAAATTCACCTATAAGAATGCTTTTCCAGAAAAAATGCAGCATAGATGACTTATGTGCATGGTTTATGCAAACAACAGAAACACAATCACTATCACTAGTCAGAAAAGAAAATGCTCGTAATCCTTTTGAAGTAATCAATACAAGCCAATTCAAAATGGGAACAAGACAAAATGATTGTAATACTAGCCCTTTGagaaagcactttaaaaaattTGCACTGTCCACACCTTCAAAATCAACAGGAAAGTTGCAGCTTCTACATAAAATTGTCAGATCTCAAGTCTTAAGCAGGGAGCATAGCTTTACCTTAACTAAATTGAGAACTAAATTTGAGAACTTGCAACATGATCGATGGCGACAAGTGAAAAAACTGTATAATCATGGAACATCTGACTggaaatcaaaaaagaaaaacttgcgATTCTTCTCCCAAAGTCAGTGTTTGAATGATGCAACTGGGAAACTTAACAAACTATGTACAAGCCTTGAGAATGACCCAGTAGAAACTCAGCCAACAACTTTGTTGGAATCTTACAGAATCACTTCAGCAACTGGAAATGAAATCGGAGATGCATTTATTCAACAAGATACACAATTGTCTGACCTCAGCACAAAGTGTGACTCACTCTCAAACTGTAGGCCAAGTAGTAAATCCAAGTACAGCAATCAGCAAAGTATTGGACAAGCACATGCCCCTAATGAATGTAATGAAAGTGCACGGAGAGGGCAGACTTTTAAGGATTGTCgaatatttttgaagaaaattaATCCAGTGGATAAACAGCATGTGTTTAATAAGAACTTTGCCATCTCTACTTCAGAATCTATGGAACATTGCAGCAGCCACATCTATTGCCCAGAAAAAAATGGTTGCCCTTTGAGGTCCCCCTGTGTTCAGCAGAGTATGGCTGAAAATGATGAAAGGAATGGAGGGGCTTCTAACAGAAGCAGGCATTCCAGCTTGCTCAATGAAGTCAAGAAGTCAAGCAAACGTGTCGCTTTTGAGGATGGCCCAATCGAGACCCCTAAAAAAATGAGGAAGCGGAAGAAGACGCAATGCAAGTTCACTGAgctgaacagaagaaaaaggaataagAAGCGGTTATGTAGTACTGGCCAAATATCAAACTGTTACCCAAAATACCACCTGG